A single genomic interval of Festucalex cinctus isolate MCC-2025b chromosome 16, RoL_Fcin_1.0, whole genome shotgun sequence harbors:
- the cntn1b gene encoding contactin 1b — translation MGFCVRACVRAGRCVWGAGVSVPKKHSYYILGVKNKRPVMASAALLLLALVSSAPITAAILFGEPRIFGEEATGYGPIFEEEPVDVVYTEDSPDGRISMNCRARANPPASYRWRRDNWEIKLMEQPDEHYSLVGGNLVISNPRQKKHAGTYICVARNIYGTVISKEARVKFGFLEEFPQEERDPVTVKEGQGAVLLCAPPKAWPEEVSYRWIFNEFPVFLNMDRRRFVSQRTGNLYISKVEAQDAGNYSCFVSSPVLGKSVFSKFIPLIPLPPDDGEERKYPADIRVKFPDTTALLASNITLECFALGNPIPHIVWRKVDATDLPANHEIGESGAALHLYNVQYEDVGGYECEAINTKGKDWHKAWLYVESAPEWAETINNTQMDIGSEHTMRCIASGKPFPFIRWYKDGYITGKGELKFSSLTFDDSGMYQCIAENYWGIKYANAELRVIACAPTFEFNPLKKQLLGARDGRVLIECKPRAAPRPRFTWTKGKELLFNSSRISVMFDGTLEILNATKNDEGFYTCFAENDRGKANSSGYLTITEATSITAAPQDTEVKVGDEVVLACSASYDPMLDITFIWAVDFRIIDFHAEWQHFERVMSEDGSGNLRIKNAQIWHEGRYTCTAQTVVDSDMAYADLKVVGVPGPPGVIRVEDIGDTWVKLLWTKGAEHNSPMQYYTIQTRHYWALHEDDWRNASTSPTFLDGTVERADVTDLYPWMEYQFRIIATNEYGSGEASIPSLKIKTWDAPPVVSPTDVEGYGTRNGEIIITWTPVQPWYFYGKKFGYIVAFKPHDGYDWWYESISDPETRRYVHKDSFFLPGDEDFQVREFQVKVKTFNVKGDGPYSLTKVIYYPRDVPTESPTDVYARPVSSTEALVWWLPVVDTGTGLQQYIEGYQVKYWLKYVNAEPGANRIFVNATANQTRLENMLPDSHYLIEVRAFNGAGLGPPGEHCEMFTKKPPPAEPPRMWRFISWTGKWLYVWWDHITYDWFGNVSFPLYYKVMFRKTGYIYGKVYVTGWHFMDFPMPQFGDYELMVRGRYEGGDGPIRTIKLLGKASMLTPMRSLIAAVLLLALCIVGL, via the exons ATgggtttttgtgtgcgtgcgtgcgtgcgtgcgggaCGATGCGTTTGGGGTGCAGGTGTGTCAGTCCCAAAGAAGCATTCATATTACATACTCGGCGTTAAAAACAAAAG ACCTGTGATGGCTTCTGCTGCCTTGTTGCTGCTGGCTCTCGTCTCCTCGGCGCCCATCAcag CGGCCATCTTGTTTGGGGAGCCCAGGATATTTGGCG AGGAAGCTACTGGCTACGGGCCCATATTTGAGGAGGAGCCAGTGGACGTGGTTTATACGGAGGACTCCCCCGATGGGAGGATCTCCATGAACTGCAGGGCCCGGGCCAACCCGCCAGCCTCCTACAG GTGGCGCCGCGACAACTGGGAGATCAAGCTGATGGAGCAGCCCGATGAGCACTACAGCCTGGTGGGGGGCAACTTGGTCATCAGCAACCCGAGGCAGAAGAAGCACGCCGGCACGTACATCTGCGTGGCCCGGAACATCTACGGCACCGTCATCAGCAAGGAGGCCCGCGTCAAGTTTGGAT TTCTCGAGGAGTTTCCTCAAGAGGAGCGAGACCCAGTCACGGTAAAAGAAGGCCAAGGGGCGGTCCTGCTGTGCGCCCCTCCCAAAGCATGGCcag AGGAGGTGTCATACCGCTGGATCTTCAACGAGTTCCCCGTCTTCCTCAACATGGACCGGCGCCGTTTTGTGTCGCAGCGGACGGGCAACCTGTACATCTCCAAGGTGGAGGCTCAGGACGCCGGCAACTACTCGTGTTTCGTCTCCAGCCCCGTGCTGGGCAAGAGCGTCTTCTCCAAATTCATCCCCCTCATCCCGTTGCCGCCGGACGACG GTGAGGAACGAAAATACCCAGCAGACATCAGGGTGAAGTTTCCCGACACGACAGCCCTGCTCGCCTCCAACATCACGCTGGAATGCTTTGCTCTGGGGAA TCCCATCCCTCACATCGTGTGGAGGAAAGTGGACGCCACGGACTTGCCGGCCAACCACGAGATCGGCGAATCGGGCGCCGCGCTGCACCTGTACAACGTCCAGTACGAAGACGTGGGCGGCTACGAGTGCGAGGCCATCAACACCAAAGGGAAGGACTGGCACAAGGCCTGGCTCTACGTGGAGT CTGCGCCGGAGTGGGCCGAGACCATCAACAACACCCAAATGGACATCGGCTCCGAGCACACCATGCGATGCATTGCTTCTGGGAAGCCGTTCCCGTTCATCCGCTGGTACAAAGATGGCTACATA ACAGGAAAAGGTGAGCTAAAGTTCTCCAGCCTGACGTTTGACGACTCGGGGATGTACCAGTGCATCGCAGAGAACTACTGGGGCATCAAATACGCCAATGCCGAGCTGCGAGTGATCG CCTGCGCTCCAACGTTCGAGTTCAATCCCCTGAAGAAGCAGCTCCTGGGCGCGCGAGACGGCCGCGTGTTGATCGAGTGCAAACCCCGAGCGGCCCCCAGGCCTCGTTTTACGTGGACCAAGGGCAAAGAGCTGCTCTTCAACAGTTCCCG caTCTCCGTCATGTTCGACGGCACTCTGGAGATCCTTAACGCCACGAAAAACGACGAAGGCTTTTACACTTGTTTTGCGGAGAATGACAGGGGGAAGGCCAACAGCTCTGGTTACCTCACCATCACGG AGGCGACCAGCATCACGGCGGCTCCCCAAGACACGGAAGTGAAAGTGGGCGACGAGGTGGTCCTGGCCTGCTCGGCCTCCTACGACCCCATGCTGGATATCACCTTCATCTGGGCCGTCGACTTCCGGATCATCGACTTTCACGCCGAGTGGCAACACTTTGAGCGCGTCATG AGCGAGGACGGCAGCGGGAACCTGCGCATCAAGAATGCGCAAATCTGGCACGAGGGCCGCTACACGTGCACGGCTCAGACCGTGGTGGACAGCGACATGGCGTACGCAGACCTAAAAGTCGTCG GTGTCCCGGGGCCTCCCGGTGTCATCCGCGTGGAGGACATCGGCGACACGTGGGTGAAGCTGCTGTGGACCAAAGGAGCCGAACACAACAGTCCCATGCAGTACTACACCATTCAGACAAGACACTACTGGGCTCTACACGAGGACGACTGGAGGAACGCCAGCACCT CGCCGACTTTCCTCGACGGCACGGTGGAACGGGCCGATGTCACCGACTTGTACCCCTGGATGGAGTATCAGTTCAGGATCATCGCCACAAACGAGTACGGCTCGGGAGAGGCCAGCATCCCCTCGCTCAAGATCAAAACTTGGGACGCTC CACCGGTGGTTTCTCCCACCGACGTGGAAGGCTACGGCACTCGGAATGGCGAGATCATCATCACCTGGACG CCTGTGCAGCCGTGGTATTTCTACGGCAAAAAGTTCGGCTACATCGTGGCCTTCAAGCCTCACGACGGCTACGACTGGTGGTACGAGAGCATCTCCGACCCGGAGACCAGGCGCTACGTTCACAAAGACTCCTTCTTCCTCCCCGGCGATGAGGACTTCCAGGTGCGGGAATTCCAGGTGAAGGTCAAGACCTTCAACGTGAAGGGAGACGGGCCCTACAGCCTCACCAAGGTCATCTACTACCCTCGAGACG TCCCCACAGAGTCTCCAACGGACGTCTACGCTCGGCCAGTGTCCTCGACTGAAGCTCTGGTGTGGTGGCTCCCGGTGGTTGACACGGGAACGGGCCTGCAGCAGTACATCGAGGGCTACCAG GTCAAATACTGGCTAAAGTATGTCAACGCGGAGCCGGGAGCCAATCGCATATTTGTCAACGCCACGGCCAACCAAACCAGGCTGGAGAACATGCTGCCCGACTCGCATTACCTCATCGAAGTCCGCGCCTTTAACGGGGCGGGACTCGGCCCACCCGGCGAGCACTGCGAGATGTTCACCAAAAAACCAC cgcCGGCGGAGCCGCCCAGGATGTGGCGCTTCATCTCCTGGACTGGGAAGTGGTTGTACGTGTGGTGGGATCACATTACGTACGACTGGTTCGGGAACGTGTCCTTCCCACTCTATTACAAG gTGATGTTCCGGAAGACGGGCTACATCTACGGCAAGGTCTACGTGACCGGCTGGCACTTCATGGACTTCCCCATGCCGCAGTTCGGCGACTACGAGCTGATGGTCCGCGGACGCTATGAGGGGGGCGACGGTCCCATCAGGACCATTAAACTCCTGG GTAAGGCCTCCATGCTCACGCCCATGCGAAGCCTCATCGCCGCGGTGCTGCTGCTGGCGCTGTGCATTGTGGGATTGTAG